A region from the Benincasa hispida cultivar B227 chromosome 8, ASM972705v1, whole genome shotgun sequence genome encodes:
- the LOC120084135 gene encoding secreted RxLR effector protein 161-like: MAEEFEIKNLGSLRYFLGMEVTRSKEGILVSHRKYTLDLLQETRMTGCKPADTLIEVNNNLVNLVDDVPVNKERYQRHVGKLIYLSHTRPNISYVVSLVSQFMQAPCERRMEAFTRILRYLKSTPGKGLMFRKNDRRCIEAYTDSDWASSTTDRKSTSGYCTFVWGNLVTWRSKKQGVVARSSAEAEYRAMILGIREEIWLKKHDRTKHVEIDRHFIKEKLDNGSICVPYVPSSQ, from the exons ATGGCAGAggagtttgaaattaaaaatcttGGTTCTTTGAGGTACTTCTTAGGCATGGAGGTAACAAGATCAAAGGAAGGGATCTTAGTGTCTCATAGAAAATATACGTTAGACCTTTTACAAGAGACTAGGATGACTGGATGTAAACCTGCAGATACTCTGATTGAGGTTAACAATAATCTGGTAAATTTAGTAGACGACGTACCAGTGAATAAGGAGAGATATCAACGTCATGTAGGGAAGCTGATATATCTCTCACACACCAGACCTAATATTTCATATGTTGTGAGTTTGGTAAGCCAATTTATGCAAGCCCCGTGTGAGAGACGCATGGAAGCTTTTACTCGGATTCTAAGATATCTAAAGTCAACACCTGGGAAGGGCTTGATGTTCAGGAAAAATGATAGAAGATGCATCGAAGCCTACACTGACTCAGACTGGGCCAGTTCCACTACTGATAGGAAGTCAACCTCGGGGTATTGTACCTTTGTATGGGGAAATCTTGTTACATGGAGGAGTAAGAAACAGGGTGTCGTGGCTAGAAGTAGTGCTGAAGCTGAATACAGAGCTATGATCTTGGGTATCCGTGAggaaatttggttgaagaag CATGACAGAACCAAACATGTTGAGATTGACCGACATTTTATCAAAGAGAAACTTGACAATGGTAGTATTTGTGTTCCCTATGTCCCATCTAGTCAATAG